One part of the Esox lucius isolate fEsoLuc1 chromosome 10, fEsoLuc1.pri, whole genome shotgun sequence genome encodes these proteins:
- the LOC105028041 gene encoding ectonucleotide pyrophosphatase/phosphodiesterase family member 2 isoform X2 yields the protein MLLGKLVVVILALLTGSSFVVAYVFQASRPGEDSGPPPQTKTISDSLWLSTEGSCKGRCFELEEALPPGCRCDNLCKTYYSCCSDFDDHCLKTAGGFECREDRCGETRNDNHACHCSDDCLEKGDCCTNYKSLCKGESKWMDGDCEDITGPECPAGFIRPPLIMMSVDGFRASYMKKGKAVIPNMEKLRTCGTHAPYMRPIYPSKTFPNLYTLATGLYPESHGIVGNSMHDPVFDANFNLRGREKLNHRWWGGQPIWITAEKQGVKAGTFFWPWVIPLERRILTILRWLSLPDDERPYVYAVHSEQPDTFGHRLGPFSSELDNPLREIDNVVGQLMNGLKQMNLHRCVNIIVVGDHGMEEAHCDRTEFLSNYPLNVDEISLIPGSLGRIRARDPKSTTYDPKVVVANLTCKMPTQHFKPYLKQHLPKRLHYANNRRIEDVHLLMERKWHIARKVPENRRHPGRCGFFGDHGFDNKITSMQTIFLGYGPSFMSRKKVPEFENIELYNVMCDLLGLTPAPNNGTHGSLNDMLKAPPFTPTMPEEVTTPTPSNPISSTTYDLRCSCDSENKVEENIQIHSLTADALLHVPKMLARGFWTLLLNQLANLELWIKQQHSDATHLPFGRPAVLFQTTYSLLHHSDFISGYSQELSMPLWTSFTVAKQEEVTPVPVPEPVSECVRADTRVLPEHSQACTSYSQDTDVSYGFLYPPELAMSIESKYEASLITNTVPMYPAFKKVWSYLQGVLLKRYAQENNGINVATGPIFDHNYDGLRDNIEQIKEYVGNSAPIPSHYYVVVTSCKEVNQTADECDGPLRVFSFLLPHRSDNDESCKSSEDASQWVEELLHLHTARVRDVEILTGLDLYRSTTMNYTQTLSLKTYLHTFESDT from the exons ATGTTACTGGGAAAATTG GTAGTTGTTATCTTGGCACTCCTGACGGGATCCAGCTTTGTTGTGGCATATGTCTTTCAAGCAAGTCGACCAGGAGAGGATAGTGGACCTCCGCCACAAACCAAAA CTATCTCGGACTCCCTGTGGCTCAGCACAGAAGGATCATGTAAGGGCAGATGTTTTGAACTGGAGGAGGCTCTACCACCAGGTTGCAGATGTGACAACTTGTGCAAAACCTACTATAGCTGTTGCTCGGATTTTGATGACCACTGTTTGAAAACAG CTGGGGGTTTTGAGTGCCGCGAAGATCGCTGCGGGGAGACGAGGAACGATAACCATGCCTGCCACTGCTCGGACGACTGTCTGGAGAAAGGGGACTGCTGTACCAACTACAAATCCCTCTGCAAAG GAGAGTCTAAATGGATGGACGGTGATTGCGAGGACATCACAGGCCCAGAGTGTCCTGCAGG CTTTATTCGCCCTCCTCTGATCATGATGTCAGTTGACGGGTTTCGGGCCTCCTACATGAAGAAGGGCAAGGCGGTGATTCCCAACATGGAGAAACTGA GAACATGTGGCACTCATGCACCCTACATGCGACCAATTTACCCCTCCAAAACCTTCCCCAACTTATACACTCTTGCCACG GGCCTTTATCCTGAGTCTCATGGAATAGTGGGCAACTCCATGCATGACCCGGTGTTTGACGCCAACTTCAAcctgagggggagggagaaactgAACCACCGCTGGTGGGGCGGACAACCT ATCTGGATCACTGCCGAGAAGCAAGGGGTGAAAGCAGGCACCTTCTTCTGGCCATG GGTAATTCCATTGGAGAGGAGAATACTGACCATCCTGCGCTGGTTAAGTCTTCCTGATGATGAAAG GCCCTATGTGTATGCTGTCCACTCAGAGCAGCCTGACACATTCGGACACAGACTGGGCCCCTTCAGCAGTGAG TTGGATAACCccctgagggagattgacaacGTCGTTGGTCAGCTGATGAACGGTCTGAAGCAGATGAACCTTCATCGGTGTGTCAACATCATTGTCGTTGGAGACCATG GAATGGAGGAGGCCCATTGTGATAGAACTGAGTTCCTCAGCAACTATCCTTTAAATGTGGATGAGATTAGTCTGATCCCTGGATCTCTTGGAAGAATCCGGGCTCGTGATCCTAAATCTACCACTT ATGACCCAAAAGTAGTGGTTGCAAATCTCACA TGTAAAATGCCAACCCAGCACTTTAAGCCGTACTTGAAACAACACCTCCCGAAACGGCTTCATTATGCCAACAACCGCAGAATTGAAGATGTCCACTTACTCATGGAGAGAAAGTGGCACATTGCTAG GAAAGTGCCTGAGAACAGGAGGCATCCTGGGAGATGTGGTTTCTTTGGTGACCATGGATTTGACAATAAGATCACCAGTATGCAG ACAATCTTTTTGGGCTACGGACCAAGCTTTATGTCCAGGAAAAAAGTGCCCGAATTTGAAAATATTGAGTTGTACAACGTCATGTGCG ACCTCCTGGGCTTGACCCCTGCCCCTAACAATGGAACCCATGGCAGTCTGAATGACATGCTGAAAGCCCCTCCTTTCACACCCACCATGCCAGAGGAAGTGACCACGCCCACCCCCTCTAATCCCATCTCTTCCACGACATATGACCTGAGATGTAGCTGTGACAGTGAG AACAAAGTGGAGGAGAACATTCAAATACACAGCTTGACAGCAGATG CATTGCTACATGTTCCAAAAATGCTAGCCAGGGGATTCTGGACGTTACTATTGAACCAGCTAGCGAACTTAGAACTTTggataaaacaacaacactcaG atgcCACACACCTCCCCTTTGGTCGACCAGCGGTTTTGTTTCAAACTACGTACAGCCTCCTCCACCACAGTGACTTCATCAGTGGATACAGCCAAGAGCTCTCAATGCCGCTATGGACGTCATTCACAGTTGCCAAACAA GAAGAGGTCACCCCCGTCCCTGTGCCTGAGCCGGTGAGTGAGTGTGTTAGGGCAGACACGCGTGTCCTTCCTGAACATAGCCAGGCTTGCACCAGCTACAGCCAGGACACAGACGTCTCCTATGGCTTCCTCTATCCTCCAG AGTTGGCCATGTCTATTGAGTCCAAATATGAAGCGTCCCTGATCACGAACACGGTTCCCATGTATCCTGCATTCAAGA AAGTATGGAGCTACCTGCAGGGTGTTCTTCTCAAGCGCTACGCACAGGAGAATAATGGCATCAACGTGGCCACCGGCCCAATCTTCGACCACAACTACGATGGCCTCCGAGACAACATAGAGCAGATCAAAGA GTACGTGGGAAACTCGGCGCCGATTCCCAGCCACTACTACGTAGTGGTCACCAGCTGTAAGGAGGTCAACCAGACAGCCGACGAGTGCGACGGGCCCCTCAGGGTCTTCTCCTTCCTCCTACCACACCGCTCGGACAATGATGAGAGCTGCAAG AGCTCAGAGGACGCATCGCAGTGGGTGGAGGAGCTGCTGCATCTGCACACAGCACGGGTCAGAGATGTGGAGATCCTCACAGGCCTGGATCTGTACCGCTCCACCACCATGAACTACACCCAGACTCTCTCCCTCAAGACCTACCTGCACACCTTTGAGAGTGACACCTAG
- the LOC105028041 gene encoding ectonucleotide pyrophosphatase/phosphodiesterase family member 2 isoform X1, whose product MLLGKLVVVILALLTGSSFVVAYVFQASRPGEDSGPPPQTKTISDSLWLSTEGSCKGRCFELEEALPPGCRCDNLCKTYYSCCSDFDDHCLKTAGGFECREDRCGETRNDNHACHCSDDCLEKGDCCTNYKSLCKGESKWMDGDCEDITGPECPAGFIRPPLIMMSVDGFRASYMKKGKAVIPNMEKLRTCGTHAPYMRPIYPSKTFPNLYTLATGLYPESHGIVGNSMHDPVFDANFNLRGREKLNHRWWGGQPIWITAEKQGVKAGTFFWPWVIPLERRILTILRWLSLPDDERPYVYAVHSEQPDTFGHRLGPFSSELDNPLREIDNVVGQLMNGLKQMNLHRCVNIIVVGDHGMEEAHCDRTEFLSNYPLNVDEISLIPGSLGRIRARDPKSTTYDPKVVVANLTCKMPTQHFKPYLKQHLPKRLHYANNRRIEDVHLLMERKWHIARKVPENRRHPGRCGFFGDHGFDNKITSMQTIFLGYGPSFMSRKKVPEFENIELYNVMCDLLGLTPAPNNGTHGSLNDMLKAPPFTPTMPEEVTTPTPSNPISSTTYDLRCSCDSENKVEENIQIHSLTADGKQNESMDCYLTLSLNCSQALLHVPKMLARGFWTLLLNQLANLELWIKQQHSDATHLPFGRPAVLFQTTYSLLHHSDFISGYSQELSMPLWTSFTVAKQEEVTPVPVPEPVSECVRADTRVLPEHSQACTSYSQDTDVSYGFLYPPELAMSIESKYEASLITNTVPMYPAFKKVWSYLQGVLLKRYAQENNGINVATGPIFDHNYDGLRDNIEQIKEYVGNSAPIPSHYYVVVTSCKEVNQTADECDGPLRVFSFLLPHRSDNDESCKSSEDASQWVEELLHLHTARVRDVEILTGLDLYRSTTMNYTQTLSLKTYLHTFESDT is encoded by the exons ATGTTACTGGGAAAATTG GTAGTTGTTATCTTGGCACTCCTGACGGGATCCAGCTTTGTTGTGGCATATGTCTTTCAAGCAAGTCGACCAGGAGAGGATAGTGGACCTCCGCCACAAACCAAAA CTATCTCGGACTCCCTGTGGCTCAGCACAGAAGGATCATGTAAGGGCAGATGTTTTGAACTGGAGGAGGCTCTACCACCAGGTTGCAGATGTGACAACTTGTGCAAAACCTACTATAGCTGTTGCTCGGATTTTGATGACCACTGTTTGAAAACAG CTGGGGGTTTTGAGTGCCGCGAAGATCGCTGCGGGGAGACGAGGAACGATAACCATGCCTGCCACTGCTCGGACGACTGTCTGGAGAAAGGGGACTGCTGTACCAACTACAAATCCCTCTGCAAAG GAGAGTCTAAATGGATGGACGGTGATTGCGAGGACATCACAGGCCCAGAGTGTCCTGCAGG CTTTATTCGCCCTCCTCTGATCATGATGTCAGTTGACGGGTTTCGGGCCTCCTACATGAAGAAGGGCAAGGCGGTGATTCCCAACATGGAGAAACTGA GAACATGTGGCACTCATGCACCCTACATGCGACCAATTTACCCCTCCAAAACCTTCCCCAACTTATACACTCTTGCCACG GGCCTTTATCCTGAGTCTCATGGAATAGTGGGCAACTCCATGCATGACCCGGTGTTTGACGCCAACTTCAAcctgagggggagggagaaactgAACCACCGCTGGTGGGGCGGACAACCT ATCTGGATCACTGCCGAGAAGCAAGGGGTGAAAGCAGGCACCTTCTTCTGGCCATG GGTAATTCCATTGGAGAGGAGAATACTGACCATCCTGCGCTGGTTAAGTCTTCCTGATGATGAAAG GCCCTATGTGTATGCTGTCCACTCAGAGCAGCCTGACACATTCGGACACAGACTGGGCCCCTTCAGCAGTGAG TTGGATAACCccctgagggagattgacaacGTCGTTGGTCAGCTGATGAACGGTCTGAAGCAGATGAACCTTCATCGGTGTGTCAACATCATTGTCGTTGGAGACCATG GAATGGAGGAGGCCCATTGTGATAGAACTGAGTTCCTCAGCAACTATCCTTTAAATGTGGATGAGATTAGTCTGATCCCTGGATCTCTTGGAAGAATCCGGGCTCGTGATCCTAAATCTACCACTT ATGACCCAAAAGTAGTGGTTGCAAATCTCACA TGTAAAATGCCAACCCAGCACTTTAAGCCGTACTTGAAACAACACCTCCCGAAACGGCTTCATTATGCCAACAACCGCAGAATTGAAGATGTCCACTTACTCATGGAGAGAAAGTGGCACATTGCTAG GAAAGTGCCTGAGAACAGGAGGCATCCTGGGAGATGTGGTTTCTTTGGTGACCATGGATTTGACAATAAGATCACCAGTATGCAG ACAATCTTTTTGGGCTACGGACCAAGCTTTATGTCCAGGAAAAAAGTGCCCGAATTTGAAAATATTGAGTTGTACAACGTCATGTGCG ACCTCCTGGGCTTGACCCCTGCCCCTAACAATGGAACCCATGGCAGTCTGAATGACATGCTGAAAGCCCCTCCTTTCACACCCACCATGCCAGAGGAAGTGACCACGCCCACCCCCTCTAATCCCATCTCTTCCACGACATATGACCTGAGATGTAGCTGTGACAGTGAG AACAAAGTGGAGGAGAACATTCAAATACACAGCTTGACAGCAGATG GTAAACAAAATGAAAGCATGGATTGCTATCTTACCTTGTCCCTAAACTGCTCACAGG CATTGCTACATGTTCCAAAAATGCTAGCCAGGGGATTCTGGACGTTACTATTGAACCAGCTAGCGAACTTAGAACTTTggataaaacaacaacactcaG atgcCACACACCTCCCCTTTGGTCGACCAGCGGTTTTGTTTCAAACTACGTACAGCCTCCTCCACCACAGTGACTTCATCAGTGGATACAGCCAAGAGCTCTCAATGCCGCTATGGACGTCATTCACAGTTGCCAAACAA GAAGAGGTCACCCCCGTCCCTGTGCCTGAGCCGGTGAGTGAGTGTGTTAGGGCAGACACGCGTGTCCTTCCTGAACATAGCCAGGCTTGCACCAGCTACAGCCAGGACACAGACGTCTCCTATGGCTTCCTCTATCCTCCAG AGTTGGCCATGTCTATTGAGTCCAAATATGAAGCGTCCCTGATCACGAACACGGTTCCCATGTATCCTGCATTCAAGA AAGTATGGAGCTACCTGCAGGGTGTTCTTCTCAAGCGCTACGCACAGGAGAATAATGGCATCAACGTGGCCACCGGCCCAATCTTCGACCACAACTACGATGGCCTCCGAGACAACATAGAGCAGATCAAAGA GTACGTGGGAAACTCGGCGCCGATTCCCAGCCACTACTACGTAGTGGTCACCAGCTGTAAGGAGGTCAACCAGACAGCCGACGAGTGCGACGGGCCCCTCAGGGTCTTCTCCTTCCTCCTACCACACCGCTCGGACAATGATGAGAGCTGCAAG AGCTCAGAGGACGCATCGCAGTGGGTGGAGGAGCTGCTGCATCTGCACACAGCACGGGTCAGAGATGTGGAGATCCTCACAGGCCTGGATCTGTACCGCTCCACCACCATGAACTACACCCAGACTCTCTCCCTCAAGACCTACCTGCACACCTTTGAGAGTGACACCTAG
- the LOC105028041 gene encoding ectonucleotide pyrophosphatase/phosphodiesterase family member 2 isoform X3 yields the protein MLLGKLVVVILALLTGSSFVVAYVFQASRPGEDSGPPPQTKTISDSLWLSTEGSCKGRCFELEEALPPGCRCDNLCKTYYSCCSDFDDHCLKTAGGFECREDRCGETRNDNHACHCSDDCLEKGDCCTNYKSLCKGESKWMDGDCEDITGPECPAGFIRPPLIMMSVDGFRASYMKKGKAVIPNMEKLRTCGTHAPYMRPIYPSKTFPNLYTLATGLYPESHGIVGNSMHDPVFDANFNLRGREKLNHRWWGGQPIWITAEKQGVKAGTFFWPWVIPLERRILTILRWLSLPDDERPYVYAVHSEQPDTFGHRLGPFSSELDNPLREIDNVVGQLMNGLKQMNLHRCVNIIVVGDHGMEEAHCDRTEFLSNYPLNVDEISLIPGSLGRIRARDPKSTTYDPKVVVANLTCKMPTQHFKPYLKQHLPKRLHYANNRRIEDVHLLMERKWHIARKVPENRRHPGRCGFFGDHGFDNKITSMQTIFLGYGPSFMSRKKVPEFENIELYNVMCDLLGLTPAPNNGTHGSLNDMLKAPPFTPTMPEEVTTPTPSNPISSTTYDLRCSCDSENKVEENIQIHSLTADGKQNESMDCYLTLSLNCSQDATHLPFGRPAVLFQTTYSLLHHSDFISGYSQELSMPLWTSFTVAKQEEVTPVPVPEPVSECVRADTRVLPEHSQACTSYSQDTDVSYGFLYPPELAMSIESKYEASLITNTVPMYPAFKKVWSYLQGVLLKRYAQENNGINVATGPIFDHNYDGLRDNIEQIKEYVGNSAPIPSHYYVVVTSCKEVNQTADECDGPLRVFSFLLPHRSDNDESCKSSEDASQWVEELLHLHTARVRDVEILTGLDLYRSTTMNYTQTLSLKTYLHTFESDT from the exons ATGTTACTGGGAAAATTG GTAGTTGTTATCTTGGCACTCCTGACGGGATCCAGCTTTGTTGTGGCATATGTCTTTCAAGCAAGTCGACCAGGAGAGGATAGTGGACCTCCGCCACAAACCAAAA CTATCTCGGACTCCCTGTGGCTCAGCACAGAAGGATCATGTAAGGGCAGATGTTTTGAACTGGAGGAGGCTCTACCACCAGGTTGCAGATGTGACAACTTGTGCAAAACCTACTATAGCTGTTGCTCGGATTTTGATGACCACTGTTTGAAAACAG CTGGGGGTTTTGAGTGCCGCGAAGATCGCTGCGGGGAGACGAGGAACGATAACCATGCCTGCCACTGCTCGGACGACTGTCTGGAGAAAGGGGACTGCTGTACCAACTACAAATCCCTCTGCAAAG GAGAGTCTAAATGGATGGACGGTGATTGCGAGGACATCACAGGCCCAGAGTGTCCTGCAGG CTTTATTCGCCCTCCTCTGATCATGATGTCAGTTGACGGGTTTCGGGCCTCCTACATGAAGAAGGGCAAGGCGGTGATTCCCAACATGGAGAAACTGA GAACATGTGGCACTCATGCACCCTACATGCGACCAATTTACCCCTCCAAAACCTTCCCCAACTTATACACTCTTGCCACG GGCCTTTATCCTGAGTCTCATGGAATAGTGGGCAACTCCATGCATGACCCGGTGTTTGACGCCAACTTCAAcctgagggggagggagaaactgAACCACCGCTGGTGGGGCGGACAACCT ATCTGGATCACTGCCGAGAAGCAAGGGGTGAAAGCAGGCACCTTCTTCTGGCCATG GGTAATTCCATTGGAGAGGAGAATACTGACCATCCTGCGCTGGTTAAGTCTTCCTGATGATGAAAG GCCCTATGTGTATGCTGTCCACTCAGAGCAGCCTGACACATTCGGACACAGACTGGGCCCCTTCAGCAGTGAG TTGGATAACCccctgagggagattgacaacGTCGTTGGTCAGCTGATGAACGGTCTGAAGCAGATGAACCTTCATCGGTGTGTCAACATCATTGTCGTTGGAGACCATG GAATGGAGGAGGCCCATTGTGATAGAACTGAGTTCCTCAGCAACTATCCTTTAAATGTGGATGAGATTAGTCTGATCCCTGGATCTCTTGGAAGAATCCGGGCTCGTGATCCTAAATCTACCACTT ATGACCCAAAAGTAGTGGTTGCAAATCTCACA TGTAAAATGCCAACCCAGCACTTTAAGCCGTACTTGAAACAACACCTCCCGAAACGGCTTCATTATGCCAACAACCGCAGAATTGAAGATGTCCACTTACTCATGGAGAGAAAGTGGCACATTGCTAG GAAAGTGCCTGAGAACAGGAGGCATCCTGGGAGATGTGGTTTCTTTGGTGACCATGGATTTGACAATAAGATCACCAGTATGCAG ACAATCTTTTTGGGCTACGGACCAAGCTTTATGTCCAGGAAAAAAGTGCCCGAATTTGAAAATATTGAGTTGTACAACGTCATGTGCG ACCTCCTGGGCTTGACCCCTGCCCCTAACAATGGAACCCATGGCAGTCTGAATGACATGCTGAAAGCCCCTCCTTTCACACCCACCATGCCAGAGGAAGTGACCACGCCCACCCCCTCTAATCCCATCTCTTCCACGACATATGACCTGAGATGTAGCTGTGACAGTGAG AACAAAGTGGAGGAGAACATTCAAATACACAGCTTGACAGCAGATG GTAAACAAAATGAAAGCATGGATTGCTATCTTACCTTGTCCCTAAACTGCTCACAGG atgcCACACACCTCCCCTTTGGTCGACCAGCGGTTTTGTTTCAAACTACGTACAGCCTCCTCCACCACAGTGACTTCATCAGTGGATACAGCCAAGAGCTCTCAATGCCGCTATGGACGTCATTCACAGTTGCCAAACAA GAAGAGGTCACCCCCGTCCCTGTGCCTGAGCCGGTGAGTGAGTGTGTTAGGGCAGACACGCGTGTCCTTCCTGAACATAGCCAGGCTTGCACCAGCTACAGCCAGGACACAGACGTCTCCTATGGCTTCCTCTATCCTCCAG AGTTGGCCATGTCTATTGAGTCCAAATATGAAGCGTCCCTGATCACGAACACGGTTCCCATGTATCCTGCATTCAAGA AAGTATGGAGCTACCTGCAGGGTGTTCTTCTCAAGCGCTACGCACAGGAGAATAATGGCATCAACGTGGCCACCGGCCCAATCTTCGACCACAACTACGATGGCCTCCGAGACAACATAGAGCAGATCAAAGA GTACGTGGGAAACTCGGCGCCGATTCCCAGCCACTACTACGTAGTGGTCACCAGCTGTAAGGAGGTCAACCAGACAGCCGACGAGTGCGACGGGCCCCTCAGGGTCTTCTCCTTCCTCCTACCACACCGCTCGGACAATGATGAGAGCTGCAAG AGCTCAGAGGACGCATCGCAGTGGGTGGAGGAGCTGCTGCATCTGCACACAGCACGGGTCAGAGATGTGGAGATCCTCACAGGCCTGGATCTGTACCGCTCCACCACCATGAACTACACCCAGACTCTCTCCCTCAAGACCTACCTGCACACCTTTGAGAGTGACACCTAG
- the LOC105028041 gene encoding ectonucleotide pyrophosphatase/phosphodiesterase family member 2 isoform X4, whose protein sequence is MLLGKLVVVILALLTGSSFVVAYVFQASRPGEDSGPPPQTKTISDSLWLSTEGSCKGRCFELEEALPPGCRCDNLCKTYYSCCSDFDDHCLKTAGGFECREDRCGETRNDNHACHCSDDCLEKGDCCTNYKSLCKGESKWMDGDCEDITGPECPAGFIRPPLIMMSVDGFRASYMKKGKAVIPNMEKLRTCGTHAPYMRPIYPSKTFPNLYTLATGLYPESHGIVGNSMHDPVFDANFNLRGREKLNHRWWGGQPIWITAEKQGVKAGTFFWPWVIPLERRILTILRWLSLPDDERPYVYAVHSEQPDTFGHRLGPFSSELDNPLREIDNVVGQLMNGLKQMNLHRCVNIIVVGDHGMEEAHCDRTEFLSNYPLNVDEISLIPGSLGRIRARDPKSTTYDPKVVVANLTCKMPTQHFKPYLKQHLPKRLHYANNRRIEDVHLLMERKWHIARKVPENRRHPGRCGFFGDHGFDNKITSMQTIFLGYGPSFMSRKKVPEFENIELYNVMCDLLGLTPAPNNGTHGSLNDMLKAPPFTPTMPEEVTTPTPSNPISSTTYDLRCSCDSENKVEENIQIHSLTADDATHLPFGRPAVLFQTTYSLLHHSDFISGYSQELSMPLWTSFTVAKQEEVTPVPVPEPVSECVRADTRVLPEHSQACTSYSQDTDVSYGFLYPPELAMSIESKYEASLITNTVPMYPAFKKVWSYLQGVLLKRYAQENNGINVATGPIFDHNYDGLRDNIEQIKEYVGNSAPIPSHYYVVVTSCKEVNQTADECDGPLRVFSFLLPHRSDNDESCKSSEDASQWVEELLHLHTARVRDVEILTGLDLYRSTTMNYTQTLSLKTYLHTFESDT, encoded by the exons ATGTTACTGGGAAAATTG GTAGTTGTTATCTTGGCACTCCTGACGGGATCCAGCTTTGTTGTGGCATATGTCTTTCAAGCAAGTCGACCAGGAGAGGATAGTGGACCTCCGCCACAAACCAAAA CTATCTCGGACTCCCTGTGGCTCAGCACAGAAGGATCATGTAAGGGCAGATGTTTTGAACTGGAGGAGGCTCTACCACCAGGTTGCAGATGTGACAACTTGTGCAAAACCTACTATAGCTGTTGCTCGGATTTTGATGACCACTGTTTGAAAACAG CTGGGGGTTTTGAGTGCCGCGAAGATCGCTGCGGGGAGACGAGGAACGATAACCATGCCTGCCACTGCTCGGACGACTGTCTGGAGAAAGGGGACTGCTGTACCAACTACAAATCCCTCTGCAAAG GAGAGTCTAAATGGATGGACGGTGATTGCGAGGACATCACAGGCCCAGAGTGTCCTGCAGG CTTTATTCGCCCTCCTCTGATCATGATGTCAGTTGACGGGTTTCGGGCCTCCTACATGAAGAAGGGCAAGGCGGTGATTCCCAACATGGAGAAACTGA GAACATGTGGCACTCATGCACCCTACATGCGACCAATTTACCCCTCCAAAACCTTCCCCAACTTATACACTCTTGCCACG GGCCTTTATCCTGAGTCTCATGGAATAGTGGGCAACTCCATGCATGACCCGGTGTTTGACGCCAACTTCAAcctgagggggagggagaaactgAACCACCGCTGGTGGGGCGGACAACCT ATCTGGATCACTGCCGAGAAGCAAGGGGTGAAAGCAGGCACCTTCTTCTGGCCATG GGTAATTCCATTGGAGAGGAGAATACTGACCATCCTGCGCTGGTTAAGTCTTCCTGATGATGAAAG GCCCTATGTGTATGCTGTCCACTCAGAGCAGCCTGACACATTCGGACACAGACTGGGCCCCTTCAGCAGTGAG TTGGATAACCccctgagggagattgacaacGTCGTTGGTCAGCTGATGAACGGTCTGAAGCAGATGAACCTTCATCGGTGTGTCAACATCATTGTCGTTGGAGACCATG GAATGGAGGAGGCCCATTGTGATAGAACTGAGTTCCTCAGCAACTATCCTTTAAATGTGGATGAGATTAGTCTGATCCCTGGATCTCTTGGAAGAATCCGGGCTCGTGATCCTAAATCTACCACTT ATGACCCAAAAGTAGTGGTTGCAAATCTCACA TGTAAAATGCCAACCCAGCACTTTAAGCCGTACTTGAAACAACACCTCCCGAAACGGCTTCATTATGCCAACAACCGCAGAATTGAAGATGTCCACTTACTCATGGAGAGAAAGTGGCACATTGCTAG GAAAGTGCCTGAGAACAGGAGGCATCCTGGGAGATGTGGTTTCTTTGGTGACCATGGATTTGACAATAAGATCACCAGTATGCAG ACAATCTTTTTGGGCTACGGACCAAGCTTTATGTCCAGGAAAAAAGTGCCCGAATTTGAAAATATTGAGTTGTACAACGTCATGTGCG ACCTCCTGGGCTTGACCCCTGCCCCTAACAATGGAACCCATGGCAGTCTGAATGACATGCTGAAAGCCCCTCCTTTCACACCCACCATGCCAGAGGAAGTGACCACGCCCACCCCCTCTAATCCCATCTCTTCCACGACATATGACCTGAGATGTAGCTGTGACAGTGAG AACAAAGTGGAGGAGAACATTCAAATACACAGCTTGACAGCAGATG atgcCACACACCTCCCCTTTGGTCGACCAGCGGTTTTGTTTCAAACTACGTACAGCCTCCTCCACCACAGTGACTTCATCAGTGGATACAGCCAAGAGCTCTCAATGCCGCTATGGACGTCATTCACAGTTGCCAAACAA GAAGAGGTCACCCCCGTCCCTGTGCCTGAGCCGGTGAGTGAGTGTGTTAGGGCAGACACGCGTGTCCTTCCTGAACATAGCCAGGCTTGCACCAGCTACAGCCAGGACACAGACGTCTCCTATGGCTTCCTCTATCCTCCAG AGTTGGCCATGTCTATTGAGTCCAAATATGAAGCGTCCCTGATCACGAACACGGTTCCCATGTATCCTGCATTCAAGA AAGTATGGAGCTACCTGCAGGGTGTTCTTCTCAAGCGCTACGCACAGGAGAATAATGGCATCAACGTGGCCACCGGCCCAATCTTCGACCACAACTACGATGGCCTCCGAGACAACATAGAGCAGATCAAAGA GTACGTGGGAAACTCGGCGCCGATTCCCAGCCACTACTACGTAGTGGTCACCAGCTGTAAGGAGGTCAACCAGACAGCCGACGAGTGCGACGGGCCCCTCAGGGTCTTCTCCTTCCTCCTACCACACCGCTCGGACAATGATGAGAGCTGCAAG AGCTCAGAGGACGCATCGCAGTGGGTGGAGGAGCTGCTGCATCTGCACACAGCACGGGTCAGAGATGTGGAGATCCTCACAGGCCTGGATCTGTACCGCTCCACCACCATGAACTACACCCAGACTCTCTCCCTCAAGACCTACCTGCACACCTTTGAGAGTGACACCTAG